The region aacacttgtttttgcagtgcaatcATAATTCAATCATGATGCCCTCTCTGACTTATTAACCTTGTTTTCATACGTCATGTTATAACGTTATCATTGCTATTCACAGTATTTTAATGTGAACAACGTCATTGTACATTTTTCggttacatttttctcaaaatgtttcaCGTGTTTTATCTTATTTATCATGTTCCTGTTCCTTTCAGGGCATACAGGGTACTTGCATTCACCGTACAGCGTCATCGTCCTTTATCTTCGTGTAAGAAATTGTCAATTGTCATGATATATGCAGCCATGCATGGCGATTTTGCTCGAGATAGACCGAGCGACTCAGACTAAGCACATCACTTGTACAATAAGAAAGTTACGTTCCTTTCCAACTACGTTGAATGCGGCGTTGAAATGTGAAATATTTTACCTAGTTAATGGGTTGGTGGGTTTCCCAGTTAACCGGTTACCTAGTTAACGGATCAGTTAACACGGTTGCCGGTTGTCCACATCTCACCACTCTGAACCTATAATTAAACGTTTACACAGAGCACATTAACCAGTAACACTCTGAACTAAATCGTATCACCCGCCAATCTTTCCGGTTCCCCAGTAAACACGCAGATAATTTTGTTTACATGTTCATGTTGTATTTCCCCTGAAATAACGAGATTTGTTGATGCGCAGATACACCGGGCGCACTATAGACACCGGACCCCACTGTATTTTCATGATTATATGACCTAAGAAAACTGAAAGGCATCAATAAAGAGGCTACAAAAGGAGAACAACTTatattctttttattattattatttcctaCAACACCCTTAAACATAATACTGTCACTTACCCAATAAAGTTAAACTATGACCCAAACAATACTGAATGTGGAATATGACATGAAATACACGAAttcatataaataaacaaataattaaattcaaaataacaataaaatgggAGTAACTTTGAGAGAGGGGAAGGGAAGAGAGATGGGGAGAGTTAGAGCGGGGAGAGAGAATGAGAGAGGGGGAGAGCGAAGGAGTGGAGGAGCAAACGAGCGAGGGAAAACAAAATCTGGAAAACACaactttttctaaaagcatgaaaGCAGCGAGTTTTAAATGGTTCGTTTAAAGGTTGCCGTAATTACAATCGTAAATGGACACTTGATATTTGCAAATACGGAAATAGAAATGGAAATGATTAATAGGTTTGACACTAAAATTTAACCATATGTTTTATCAATGGTAATTAATTattatgtgttttttgttttcaaaacggATTGAGGCTGGTAATTAAACTCGGATATTGTATGAAATAGACATCTTCCTTGTCTTCAGTTAAAGCATCATTTTAGAGAAATTTCATTACATTTGATTTTAAATAAATAGATATAGTTCCAATTTGCTTCTTAGCCCTAAAAGAATCTTAAATCGATACATATTAACTGGCGTTATGCAAATACATGGTTCTAATGACTTTCGGGACACCCGGAACCCATAcagatttatattttctttattttaaatcaaaatttggaTGACAATATATGACACTTATGACACATATTAATTAGGGATTGAAATTATTGTAATATTCTCTAAGTGGTGAAAGCGTAGCCTCGTCTGCTTCAAGAGGGAGCAAGAGGATTTTACATAGCCGGTGTCAACGGTTTTTCGGCTGACAAACCAGGCATACTTTTCAACATAATCTGCTGCCTCTAATAGAGGTAACAGCTCCTGCATATAAGCAAGCTGCTCATTTGCATCGGTAGTCTGGGGAAAAGCAAACTCAGTTAACCATACTTTCTTATTGTATCGCTCCCATAAACTTTTGACATAATTCATAACGCCAGTGGGttttttataaaaacaatgaGTAGCAATATAGTCAATTTGACAATCTGAACAAAGTGCGAAAAATTCGTCGAACCATTGGATGTGATCATCGGTGCCTCCAGGTGCCGCGGATGGACTTACAAACGTTGTTGCACCATTTGCTCTCGCAGCTACTTCTAGCTGTCTCCAACGTTCGGCAGCGACTGCTGGTGTCATGTATGCTTGGTTGATGTGGTTTACTTCGTTAAAACCGAGGACGTATTCGTTTGGTTCAGTGAATTTAAACTGCTTCTTTGTAGGATCTTGAGGCCAATATCCCCAACACATCGGGATATGCTTGTCTTGTTGTTGTAACTCGTTGGTACATCCTTGGTCTGTGTGAAAGGCGTTCGAAATTCCCCAGTTGTACCTGCACCGTGGTAAAAATACCCCcaaaacaaataacaaaacatttgATCTCCAGCATCCTAGAAAATGGCAAATTCCACtgtattttatgattttattcATCTTAGGAAACTCAAATCAAGTCTCAATGATGCATTTGTTtttcaatacaaaacaaaacaatcccGGTTAATAAAGCAAAGTATATTGAGTCAAGACCTATACTGACAGTGTGTAAAATTCTGTCCAAAAGCAACTAGTCCGGACAGGCTGCTCCTAAAAGTAACATGTCCGGCCAGAAAGTAACTAATCCTGCCCATATTATGTGTACCTTTAGTTTTGATTTACTACGTATCGGTGTTCGGGCGCTGCCGTAGTAAGTGTCTAGTTAGCACTAACTTAGCAGTGGACAAATTTCTAAGCTGGGCGAAATTGCAAAATCGTTAGATGAGCCACAACAAAAATGACTTAAAGccatagattagtatttattttccataaaatgttagcttttactgttagatatgtccccttttaattttgagccgaacaagtagaaaattggaatttaatacTAGCGCCCATACATGTTTTaatactcccgcggttgtaatacggtacgatcctcggggggtgtgtgtgtatgtgtatcccgcacgccgtgcacgtcatgtgcatacgtgttcgataTGTGAGCacatgagccgtaaattccctaaattgtattctgagttacggtgtaaaatgtgtacgaaggtcgtattcatcggtaacttaagctggcccgacatctgtctcattttgatagtcaaaaactaatcaatattcctattgttgaagtggataataagcttctaccttagatggctatagaacttttaatagctctggtctttgtttgcttttgctaaatcctgttcaagtggtgggttaccaggcattgtattttgtacaggtatatgcataaccaacaattaacaatgagagaactttcttaagcctcgttgacttggggatgatttgaaattaccgccaattatgactgtttgatatttattgccagcaatgtggaaaaaagagacacatgtaaaaacgtaaaaagctataattttgttgaaggagcaaagtttaacaaaccataaccccgcttctggatatcgtttgaagtcaaatgatataccatttttaagtttatgatgtttattttttaacacgaaataaaacaaaattgaccgggggatgaatttacggctcattcgccgtgaacggtcacatatttccatcgtaataataaaacgccggttccatcgttttattcaaaatctcggattttgacaaaactacattacctaaagtcttgatttttgcagggtatctttattgactaaagtacattacaatcgtgtaaaaaccagaatttaaaaaaaaatgttgagggcgttctcctcagcaaatgttataatatggctttaacctgaCCGTGTGCGTGCAAAGCGCACGAGAATTTGCAATTATAATGCTGAAATATGCCGAAATAGTGATtaaaaaaactttacttggtttctttactagttcgccggctcaattaactaaatcgtccagaaaacgagttggagtaaaattgactttcattcttaccaattgcatttttgcttaAAATAAAAGGGGGTTTATATAAATGCGTAAATGTGATATGTAATATAATCAGTAATATCTTACGAGATACAAGATAAATAATTTTCCATAGTTCAAGTCCAAACGTTATGCCAGATTTTACTTAATCGATTGAGTTAGgcgactttttttttattttgattgttattattttattgccaattcttggcccgtaggccaaattacataaaataaattatgcaatttgaattaacatttagaaaattgagtataaaagTCACTAAAATCACATtatgaaatattgcactttttaacatGTATAAAATGACATGTTTGCACGTATtaagtttgtaccgcgtaaaatgaatttttatactcatcgtcaaatatttcagaaaaaaTGGTTTTTAGTGTTTTCCTCTAAATTAATTGACATTAGTAGATAAATAGTATCATATTTGTTTCAATTGAAATTTATACCACTTATCGTGATCATGTGATCACGAACGCCACTGTCTGATACACTTTTTACGGAAGAAGTGTATCTCATATGTGCTACACtttttgtaccatttttttaCTACACgctaatttgattatttattacTAGTTAATTAACAGTTAATTACTTAGTTTTCAGCTTTGGGACTTGGCGTAATTAAAGAGAACGATATTCAAAAACTAtataataaaaattgcaaaaaggacCACAATCATTTTTCTAAT is a window of Amphiura filiformis chromosome 2, Afil_fr2py, whole genome shotgun sequence DNA encoding:
- the LOC140145972 gene encoding uncharacterized protein, which encodes MFLRGMQNNAFWGLLCLSVVVTMDLVHTASTKKGVGISSKYYNCYDLNQFDNIAWWYNWGISNAFHTDQGCTNELQQQDKHIPMCWGYWPQDPTKKQFKFTEPNEYVLGFNEVNHINQAYMTPAVAAERWRQLEVAARANGATTFVSPSAAPGGTDDHIQWFDEFFALCSDCQIDYIATHCFYKKPTGVMNYVKSLWERYNKKVWLTEFAFPQTTDANEQLAYMQELLPLLEAADYVEKYAWFVSRKTVDTGYVKSSCSLLKQTRLRFHHLENITIISIPN